A region of Antedon mediterranea chromosome 8, ecAntMedi1.1, whole genome shotgun sequence DNA encodes the following proteins:
- the LOC140056381 gene encoding kin of IRRE-like protein 1 codes for MTTLKMFFVLFLMAFTLKASAVQQFAKQPASIQVVIGLERVVLECVITDKIGELIWLKDGQILGSDLDPGLSGVPRYSIIGDISIGEFNLQIEDVVLADDGHYECQVLAGTQGETTLRSSPLAKLTVIRPPISVSVDNSPTLSAVEGKAISLTCRGLQGNPPAQITWYRDEQVVGGAAAYSTEVSPNDASGKLHDAKSVLTITPTLNDDAAIYVCHVINDALNEPYKAIIDLDVQYAPVVSIEISHEIIKENMLVTFNCVATGNPNAMSYAWYRNDVIMSGATEAQLERTMSKNDNGVTFKCVAMNAVDSREATVTLNVHFAPFFTTYPEDISVDYGEQAIIECAADGNPKPTIKWTRLGSRATLSTMNRLQFDNVKDGDVGIYMCTATVTGFGAEAHYARVDINGIPIIESKDVQCVEPGDTAQIDCFTDTKPDPMMIEWNWNDGEEHLETGSAFERFSAQKSTTKHGVRSILYIEETSDEDFRAYNCTIWNEKGSSWLIITLTPCEMDMIIFIIIGVVSSSVFILVAAVMVIICFKRRYNRRKKLTLNEEEEVDDDEDDEKKSVEIIKRLSDYDLTKEEKERKYREYNNYKNSPESTRSSHDRYAVPTKIMRKRWNSWDSYDRPPSRGARQNYGSYSRRHNDYVDPEYLPYRGRSRHDCAERPRTLPRYRDDDKIRNADYQRYSEYRNNKYNKRDDKLKEREWIKKREDDVESGRKAEPDDVSKHSTESTHGNLATDV; via the exons atgACAACGCTAAAGATGTTCTTCGTTTTGTTTTTGATGGCCTTTACGTTGAAAG CATCTGCAGTTCAGCAATTTGCTAAGCAACCAGCAAGCATTCAAGTGGTTATAGGCTTAGAGAGGGTTGTGTTGGAATGTGTTATAACAGACAAGATTGGAGAACTAATCTGGCTGAAAGATGGTCAAATTCTTGGATCAGATCTCGATCCGGGATTATCAGGAGTACCTCGATATTCAATTATTGGAGACATTAGTATTGGTGAATTTAATCTACAG aTTGAGGATGTTGTGTTGGCAGATGATGGACATTATGAATGTCAGGTTCTTGCAGGAACTCAAGGAGAAACAACTCTTCGGTCATCTCCACTTGCCAAGTTAACTGTCATAC GTCCTCCAATATCAGTTTCAGTTGATAATTCACCCACACTGTCTGCTGTTGAAGGAAAGGCAATCTCCTTAACATGCAGAGGGCTCCAAGGTAATCCACCGGCCCAGATTACTTGGTACCGAGACGAACAAGTGGTAGGGGGTGCTGCTGCTTACAGTACAGAAGTTTCACCAAATGATGCTAGTGGAAAACTCCATGATGCAAAGAGTGTGTTGACGATTACGCCAACCCTGAATGACGACGCAGCGATATATGTGTGTCATGTGATCAATGATGCTCTAAATGAACCGTATAAGGCAATCATTGATCTAGATGTGCAAT ACGCTCCTGTTGTTTCAATTGAAATAAGTCATGAGATCATCAAAGAAAACATGCTTGTTACGTTCAACTGTGTTGCAACTGGCAACCCCAACGCAATGTCATATGCTTGGTATAGAAATGACGTCATTATGAGTG gtGCCACAGAAGCTCAACTTGAAAGAACAATGAGTAAAAATGACAATGGAGTAACATTCAAATGTGTTGCAATGAATGCCGTTGATAGTAGAGAGGCTACAGTAACCTTGAATGTTCACT TTGCTCCATTTTTCACGACCTATCCAGAAGACATATCTGTCGATTATGGAGAACAAGCAATTATTGAATGTGCTGCAGATGGAAATCCAAAGCCGACGATTAAGTGGACACGTCTTGGCTCCAGGGCCACTCTTAGCACTATGAACCGACTTCAGTTTGACAATGTTAAAGATGGTGATGTCGGTATATATATGTGTACAGCTACTGTTACCGGGTTTGGTGCTGAAGCTCACTACGCGAGAGTGGACATCAATGGTATCCCTATTATTGAAAGCAAGGATGTCCAGTGCGTAGAACCTGGTGACACGGCTCAGATAGACTGCTTCACAGACACTAAACCAGACCCGATGATGATTGAGTGGAACTGGAATGATGGAGAGGAACATCTGGAAACAG GTTCAGCGTTTGAACGTTTTTCTGCTCAGAAGAGTACCACAAAGCATGGTGTACGGAGCATACTTTACATTGAAGAAACTTCCGATGAAGACTTCAGAGCATATAACTGCACAATATGGAATGAGAAAGGGTCATCGTGGCTTATCATTACACTTACACCTTGTG aaatGGACATgatcatatttataataattggtGTAGTATCCAGCTCAGTCTTTATTTTAGTTGCAGCTGTTATGGTCATCATTTGTTTTAAGCGAAGATATAACA GACGGAAAAAATTAACATTgaatgaagaagaagaagtggacgatgatgaggatgatgaaaAGAAATCGGTAGAAATCATCAAACGACTCTCAGATTATGACCTCActaaagaagaaaaagaaagaaaatacagAGAGTACAATAATTACAAGAACTCGCCTGAGAGTACCCGCAGCAGTCATGACCGCTATGCGGTGCCAACCAAGATCATGCGCAAACGTTGGAACTCTTGGGACAGCTATGACCGACCACCGTCGCGTGGTGCACGTCAGAACTACGGGTCTTACTCAAGACGCCATAATGATTACGTGGATCCAGAATATTTACCATACaga GGAAGATCTCGACATGATTGTGCCGAAAGACCAAGAACCTTGCCACGCTACCGTGATGACGACAAAATACGCAACGCCGATTACCAAAGGTATAGCGAGTATAGGAACAATAAATACAACAAGAGAGatgataaattaaaagaaagaGAATGGATTAAGAAGAGAGAAGATGATGTAGAAAGCGGACGTAAAGCTGAGCCAGATGACGTATCAAAACATTCAACGGAAAGTACACATGGTAACCTGGCAACTGATGTTTAA